A portion of the Haemophilus influenzae genome contains these proteins:
- a CDS encoding DUF2570 family protein: protein MFSRFETAIKLTALCLILGLCGWTWFQSQKISSLKAENQAQAQTIQQQENANKSLSLALQQERDAVIAQQERNDEIERIATENAESVKTIIKTQPCAHTRLPQSVLDRLYK, encoded by the coding sequence ATGTTTAGCCGATTTGAAACTGCCATAAAATTGACCGCACTTTGTTTGATTTTGGGCTTGTGCGGTTGGACTTGGTTTCAATCTCAGAAGATAAGTAGTTTAAAAGCCGAGAACCAAGCTCAAGCCCAAACTATTCAGCAACAAGAAAATGCTAATAAATCATTGAGCCTTGCGTTACAACAAGAGCGTGATGCCGTTATTGCTCAACAAGAGCGTAATGATGAAATAGAAAGGATAGCAACAGAAAATGCTGAATCAGTTAAAACAATCATTAAGACTCAACCTTGCGCTCACACTCGTTTGCCTCAGTCTGTTCTTGACCGCTTGTACAAATAA
- a CDS encoding lysozyme gives MILTKTRKALGVCSVITVMGLMYAQFGNELRLSPVGAEIIGNAEGCRRDPYQCPADVLTVGIGSTEYGGKKINPKYRYTDLEIAERWKNDIVIAERCVNKYGNGEMLPQSVFDSAVSITFNVGCGAVSKSTMFKYLRAKQYEKACGEFPRWVYASGKKLAGLVVRREKEKALCLADLKLP, from the coding sequence ATGATTTTGACAAAAACTAGGAAAGCTCTTGGTGTTTGTTCTGTGATTACGGTAATGGGATTAATGTATGCTCAGTTCGGTAACGAGCTAAGATTAAGTCCTGTAGGTGCTGAAATTATTGGGAATGCCGAGGGTTGCAGACGTGATCCGTATCAATGCCCTGCGGATGTTTTGACCGTTGGAATTGGTTCAACTGAATATGGTGGTAAGAAAATCAATCCAAAATACCGTTACACAGATTTGGAAATTGCCGAACGTTGGAAGAATGATATTGTGATTGCTGAACGATGTGTGAATAAATATGGTAATGGCGAGATGTTACCGCAATCGGTATTTGATTCTGCGGTGTCAATCACTTTTAATGTGGGTTGTGGGGCAGTAAGCAAATCTACGATGTTTAAATATCTTCGAGCAAAACAATATGAAAAGGCTTGTGGCGAATTTCCTAGATGGGTGTATGCCAGTGGTAAAAAATTAGCAGGTTTGGTGGTTCGCCGAGAAAAAGAGAAAGCATTATGTTTAGCCGATTTGAAACTGCCATAA
- the lysC gene encoding Rz1-like lysis system protein LysC yields MLNQLKQSLRLNLALTLVCLSLFLTACTNKVTTKAEYIYPPQAYTAPCVKTAFTGETYGDVVIQLVKVTAERDKCASQVDNLNKWINQTKTAN; encoded by the coding sequence ATGCTGAATCAGTTAAAACAATCATTAAGACTCAACCTTGCGCTCACACTCGTTTGCCTCAGTCTGTTCTTGACCGCTTGTACAAATAAAGTCACGACTAAAGCAGAATATATTTATCCGCCTCAAGCCTATACCGCACCTTGTGTTAAAACAGCATTTACTGGTGAGACATACGGTGATGTAGTCATACAGCTTGTTAAGGTAACAGCAGAGCGAGATAAGTGCGCAAGCCAGGTAGATAATCTCAATAAGTGGATTAACCAAACCAAGACCGCCAATTAA